A single region of the Kocuria rosea genome encodes:
- a CDS encoding DUF3263 domain-containing protein: protein MPADAVPDDAVPADARPGDDAALGAEPVPDGEAALDGEDPGEETGLDSVDREILSLENLQWKYQGAKEMEIRRRLNLSPTHYYQRLNVLIDTRAALEHDPMLVARLRRQRGDHG, encoded by the coding sequence GTGCCCGCGGACGCAGTGCCCGACGACGCGGTGCCCGCGGACGCCCGGCCCGGCGACGACGCCGCCCTCGGCGCGGAGCCGGTGCCGGACGGGGAGGCCGCCCTCGACGGGGAAGACCCCGGGGAGGAGACCGGCCTGGACTCCGTGGACCGCGAGATCCTCTCGCTCGAGAACCTGCAGTGGAAGTACCAGGGGGCCAAGGAGATGGAGATCCGCCGCCGCCTGAACCTCTCGCCCACCCACTACTACCAGCGGCTCAACGTCCTGATCGACACCCGCGCCGCCCTCGAGCACGACCCGATGCTCGTGGCCAGGCTGCGCCGGCAGCGAGGAGACCACGGATGA
- a CDS encoding GNAT family N-acetyltransferase: protein MQIEGIRVRVRDWTEEDLVDYEAWIMPPAGGGEHEWQRTDGPFYPNFTAEGAQRWLGTLREHVTAGDWPDPRETMVIADAADDRFIGQVSWYWSEKPTEDPGDGTHLLPLRSLGITVYSPEHWSGGYGTEAMRLWIDYLFAHSDSHRLDLETWSGNAGMCRVAVKLGFTEEARIRRARRVGGEYYDRMVYGVLREEWQG from the coding sequence GTGCAGATCGAAGGAATCCGCGTCCGCGTCCGCGACTGGACCGAGGAGGACCTCGTCGACTACGAGGCGTGGATCATGCCGCCCGCCGGCGGCGGCGAGCACGAGTGGCAGCGCACGGACGGCCCGTTCTACCCGAACTTCACCGCCGAGGGCGCCCAGCGCTGGCTCGGCACCCTCCGGGAGCACGTGACGGCCGGGGACTGGCCGGACCCGCGCGAGACGATGGTGATCGCCGACGCCGCCGACGACCGGTTCATCGGGCAGGTGTCCTGGTACTGGTCGGAGAAGCCCACCGAGGACCCCGGTGACGGCACGCACCTGCTGCCGCTGCGCTCCCTGGGCATCACCGTGTACTCCCCGGAGCACTGGAGCGGCGGCTACGGCACCGAGGCGATGCGCCTGTGGATCGACTACCTCTTCGCCCACTCCGACTCCCACCGCCTCGACCTGGAGACGTGGAGCGGCAACGCGGGCATGTGCCGCGTGGCGGTGAAGCTGGGCTTCACCGAGGAGGCCAGGATCCGCCGGGCCCGCAGGGTCGGCGGCGAGTACTACGACCGGATGGTCTACGGCGTCCTGCGCGAGGAGTGGCAGGGCTGA